A part of Halobaculum sp. MBLA0143 genomic DNA contains:
- a CDS encoding 1,4-dihydroxy-2-naphthoyl-CoA synthase: MPDSPTDEVSALFDPDRWEAVAPGEFDDVTYHRGTDTDAVRVAFDRPEVRNAFRPGTVDELYAALDHARKQADVGCVLLTGNGPSPDDGGWAFCAGGDQSVRGESGYEYRGDDEAEDTDDELVREAKAGRLHVLEIQRLIRFMPKPVIAVVPGWAVGGGHSLHVVCDMTLASDEHAKFLQTDPDVASFDGGFGSAYLARQVGQKKAREIFFRGKTYSAAEAADMGMVNEAIPHEELEDVALEWADEVASKSPTAIRMLKYAFNMADDGMVGQQLFAGEATRLAYDTAEAREGRDAFLEGRDPDFSQFPWHY; this comes from the coding sequence ATGCCAGATTCGCCGACGGACGAGGTCTCGGCGTTGTTCGACCCGGATCGGTGGGAGGCGGTCGCGCCCGGCGAGTTCGACGACGTGACCTACCACCGCGGGACGGACACGGACGCCGTCAGAGTCGCCTTCGACCGCCCGGAGGTCCGCAACGCCTTCCGTCCGGGGACGGTCGACGAACTGTACGCCGCCCTGGACCACGCTCGCAAACAGGCAGACGTGGGCTGTGTGCTCCTGACCGGCAACGGGCCGTCGCCCGACGACGGCGGCTGGGCGTTCTGTGCCGGCGGCGACCAGTCCGTCCGCGGGGAGTCCGGCTACGAGTACCGTGGCGACGACGAGGCCGAGGACACGGACGACGAACTCGTCCGGGAGGCGAAGGCGGGGCGGCTCCACGTCCTGGAGATCCAACGGCTGATCCGGTTCATGCCGAAGCCGGTGATCGCGGTCGTGCCGGGGTGGGCCGTCGGCGGCGGCCACTCGCTGCACGTCGTCTGTGACATGACACTCGCCAGCGACGAGCACGCGAAGTTCCTCCAGACGGACCCGGACGTCGCCAGCTTCGACGGCGGCTTCGGCTCCGCGTACCTCGCGCGTCAGGTGGGCCAGAAGAAGGCCAGAGAGATCTTCTTCCGCGGGAAGACCTACTCCGCCGCCGAGGCCGCAGACATGGGGATGGTCAACGAGGCGATCCCCCACGAGGAGCTGGAGGACGTGGCCCTGGAGTGGGCCGACGAGGTGGCGAGCAAGTCTCCGACCGCGATCCGGATGCTGAAGTACGCCTTCAACATGGCCGACGACGGCATGGTCGGTCAACAGCTGTTCGCCGGCGAGGCGACCCGGCTCGCGTACGACACCGCCGAGGCGCGCGAGGGCCGTGACGCCTTCCTGGAGGGCCGCGACCCGGACTTCTCACAGTTCCCGTGGCACTACTGA
- a CDS encoding ZIP family metal transporter, with protein sequence MVTAAELTFVGVAGLVTALATGIGAVPFFLFDEIGDRWNVALWGLASGIMLAASGFGLVVEGLAASNGFPTLLLAGLGAGVVLVVVADAVLERVEIGDDTGEPSGAPATEADTAERTDGGQPNADVPLASRAVADGDARKLLLILGILTVHSFPEGVAVGVSFADVGLEGGVPILGVTVPLLAVFMTVAISIHNVPEGVAVSIPLRSMGVGETRMVGAAVLSSLPQPIGAVIAFLFVSWARAFLPFGFGFAAGAMVFLVLTEFLPEALEIGADLEGDGYRELVAGLVAGVASMLPLLLY encoded by the coding sequence GTGGTGACGGCCGCGGAGCTCACGTTCGTCGGTGTCGCGGGGCTCGTGACGGCGCTGGCGACGGGCATCGGCGCGGTGCCGTTCTTCCTGTTCGACGAGATCGGTGACCGGTGGAACGTGGCCCTGTGGGGGTTGGCGTCCGGGATCATGCTCGCCGCCTCCGGGTTCGGACTGGTCGTCGAGGGGCTGGCTGCCTCGAACGGGTTCCCGACGCTGTTGCTCGCCGGCCTCGGGGCGGGCGTGGTGCTCGTGGTCGTCGCCGACGCCGTGCTCGAACGGGTCGAGATCGGCGACGACACGGGTGAGCCGTCGGGTGCGCCCGCGACGGAGGCGGACACGGCCGAGCGCACCGACGGCGGACAGCCGAACGCAGACGTGCCGCTGGCGTCACGGGCCGTCGCCGACGGTGACGCCCGCAAGCTCCTGTTGATCCTGGGCATCCTGACGGTCCACTCCTTCCCGGAGGGGGTCGCGGTCGGCGTCTCCTTCGCCGACGTGGGGTTGGAGGGCGGCGTGCCGATCCTCGGCGTCACCGTCCCGTTGCTGGCGGTGTTCATGACCGTCGCCATCTCGATCCACAACGTCCCCGAGGGGGTGGCGGTGTCGATCCCGCTGCGGTCGATGGGCGTCGGGGAGACGCGGATGGTCGGCGCCGCAGTGTTGTCCTCGTTGCCACAGCCGATCGGCGCCGTGATCGCGTTCCTGTTCGTCTCCTGGGCGCGGGCGTTCCTCCCGTTCGGGTTCGGGTTCGCCGCCGGCGCGATGGTGTTCCTCGTCCTGACGGAGTTCCTGCCGGAGGCGCTGGAGATCGGCGCGGATCTGGAGGGCGACGGGTACCGCGAGCTCGTCGCCGGGCTCGTCGCCGGCGTGGCTTCGATGCTGCCGTTGCTGTTGTACTGA
- a CDS encoding SRPBCC family protein yields the protein MAVYRKETRIAAPLSEVWEFHSQISGLEALTPGFLGLTVDRILGPDGEPNPAVLETGSRIEMALQPLGVGPRQRWIAEISSRDHDGDTAQFVDTMAEGPLPTWRHSHSFRADGDETVMLDEVTYELPGGRVGAALGPLGGVGFEPMFQYRHWKTRRLLE from the coding sequence ATGGCAGTTTACCGGAAGGAGACGCGGATCGCGGCCCCGTTGTCCGAGGTGTGGGAGTTCCACTCACAGATCTCCGGGTTGGAGGCGCTCACGCCCGGGTTCCTCGGGCTCACGGTCGACCGTATCCTCGGCCCGGACGGGGAGCCGAACCCGGCGGTGTTGGAGACCGGCTCCCGGATCGAGATGGCGCTCCAGCCGCTCGGCGTCGGGCCGCGCCAGCGTTGGATCGCCGAGATCTCCAGCCGCGACCACGACGGCGACACCGCACAGTTCGTCGACACGATGGCCGAGGGCCCGTTGCCGACCTGGCGTCACAGCCACAGCTTCCGCGCGGACGGCGACGAGACGGTGATGCTAGACGAAGTGACGTACGAACTGCCGGGCGGCCGCGTCGGGGCGGCGCTGGGGCCGCTCGGCGGCGTCGGCTTCGAGCCGATGTTCCAGTACCGCCACTGGAAGACCAGACGACTGTTGGAGTGA
- a CDS encoding response regulator, with protein MAGTGAVSVLYVDDEPEFADLVQYWLEGDDGEPALSVTLAEGVTEALDVLATESVDCVVSDYDMPGRDGLDLLDEIRERHSALPFVLFTARGGEETARDAFRAGVTDYMAKEGDPETIRLLAERVRNAVQGRRSAAGDTDGHLQYRAGLREIALDAATNLMSATPDELDTKVTFTLQTVAEFMDVGRAATYIGEETAYERAHDWTADDVDDPLPTRLDEDHHAEWLERTSRFETVQYGDPGTHPSAREVVEPRGRSGVVAPMLSSGFRVIGVTVFDDPAGRVWSDEEVDLIETVSELVTRAVERRRQQRQLRRQNERLEQFASVVSHDLRNPLAVADGWLDLARDGHEEGFDRVADALDRMEQLIDDVLTLARDGSDIGDTEPVAVEQVAREAWSRVDTRDAALAVESGGEVSADEGRLASVFENLFRNAVEHGGSGVEITVDDHDAGFYVADDGPGLPDGGSPELFEWGNTTEDDGAGLGLAIVSTVAEAHGWQVEATESADGGARFEFET; from the coding sequence ATGGCCGGCACGGGGGCGGTGAGTGTTCTCTACGTGGACGACGAACCGGAGTTCGCCGACCTCGTGCAGTACTGGCTGGAGGGTGACGACGGAGAGCCGGCGTTGTCCGTCACTCTCGCGGAGGGGGTGACGGAGGCGTTGGACGTGTTGGCGACGGAGTCCGTCGACTGTGTCGTCTCCGACTACGACATGCCCGGGCGGGACGGGCTGGACCTGTTGGACGAGATTCGGGAGCGCCACTCCGCGCTGCCGTTCGTCCTGTTCACCGCCCGCGGCGGCGAGGAGACCGCCCGCGACGCGTTCCGAGCGGGGGTGACGGACTACATGGCCAAGGAGGGGGACCCGGAGACGATCCGGCTGCTGGCAGAGCGGGTACGCAACGCCGTCCAAGGGCGCCGCTCGGCCGCCGGCGACACGGACGGCCACCTCCAGTACCGCGCCGGGCTCCGCGAGATCGCCCTGGACGCGGCGACGAACCTGATGTCCGCGACGCCCGACGAGTTGGACACGAAGGTGACGTTCACGCTCCAGACGGTCGCGGAGTTCATGGACGTCGGCCGGGCGGCGACGTACATCGGCGAGGAGACGGCGTACGAACGCGCACACGACTGGACGGCCGACGACGTCGACGACCCGTTGCCGACGCGGCTCGACGAGGACCACCACGCGGAGTGGCTGGAGCGGACGAGCCGGTTCGAGACCGTCCAGTACGGCGACCCCGGCACCCACCCCAGCGCGCGCGAGGTGGTCGAGCCTCGGGGCCGTTCCGGTGTCGTCGCGCCGATGCTCTCTTCTGGGTTCCGAGTGATCGGCGTCACGGTGTTCGACGACCCGGCCGGCCGGGTGTGGTCCGACGAGGAGGTGGATCTGATCGAGACGGTGTCGGAGCTGGTCACCCGTGCGGTGGAGCGCCGTCGCCAGCAACGACAGCTCCGCCGCCAGAACGAGCGATTAGAGCAGTTCGCCTCCGTCGTCAGCCACGACCTCCGCAACCCGTTGGCGGTCGCGGACGGCTGGCTCGACCTCGCCCGCGACGGCCACGAAGAGGGGTTCGACCGGGTCGCCGACGCCTTAGACCGGATGGAGCAGCTGATCGACGACGTGTTGACCCTCGCCCGCGACGGCAGCGACATCGGCGACACGGAGCCGGTCGCGGTCGAACAGGTCGCCAGAGAGGCGTGGTCGCGTGTCGACACCAGAGACGCGGCCCTCGCTGTCGAGTCCGGCGGCGAGGTGTCGGCCGACGAGGGACGACTGGCGTCCGTGTTCGAGAACCTGTTCCGCAACGCCGTCGAACACGGCGGCTCCGGCGTCGAGATCACCGTCGACGACCACGACGCCGGCTTCTACGTCGCCGACGACGGGCCGGGACTGCCCGACGGCGGCTCGCCGGAGCTGTTCGAGTGGGGCAACACGACCGAAGACGACGGCGCCGGGCTCGGCCTGGCCATCGTCTCGACGGTCGCGGAGGCACACGGCTGGCAGGTGGAGGCGACGGAGTCGGCCGACGGCGGCGCCCGCTTCGAGTTCGAGACGTAG
- a CDS encoding DMT family transporter: protein MTTASEGRLAAVAERVPPLTALSVAVLAVSTSAILVEWSRAPSLVKAFYRVLFTTLLLVPLAVGRSADRRAFRRLRGRDLAVAVVSGAALALHFAAWFESLRWTSVAASVTLVQSQPIFVAVGAWALLDERVTARTVAGIVVALVGTVLLAGGDALVGGTAVGPRPTFGNALALVGAVCYTVYVLAGRSLRQRFPVVPYVVVVYGVCTVVLLGAAVARGHPLLGYARREWLLFVGMAVGPGLVGHTVVNWALAHVESSVVSVSLVGEPVGSTVLAALLLAEVPTPVTAVGGVIVLAGIAVTARERAAADDPD from the coding sequence GTGACCACCGCCTCGGAGGGGCGTCTCGCGGCCGTCGCCGAGCGGGTGCCGCCGCTTACGGCGCTTTCGGTCGCCGTGCTCGCGGTGTCGACGAGCGCCATCCTCGTGGAGTGGAGCCGGGCGCCGAGTCTGGTGAAAGCGTTCTACCGCGTGTTGTTCACGACACTCCTGCTCGTTCCGTTGGCGGTCGGTCGGTCTGCCGACCGCCGGGCGTTCCGGCGGCTCCGGGGCCGCGATCTGGCGGTCGCGGTCGTCTCCGGGGCGGCGTTGGCGCTCCACTTCGCCGCCTGGTTCGAGAGCCTGCGGTGGACGAGCGTCGCCGCGAGCGTCACGCTCGTCCAGTCGCAGCCGATCTTCGTCGCCGTCGGCGCGTGGGCGTTGTTGGACGAACGGGTGACCGCCCGGACGGTCGCCGGGATCGTCGTCGCGCTCGTCGGGACCGTGTTGTTGGCCGGGGGCGACGCGCTCGTCGGCGGGACGGCCGTCGGCCCGCGACCGACGTTCGGCAACGCGCTGGCGCTCGTCGGCGCCGTCTGTTACACGGTGTACGTGTTGGCCGGGCGGTCGCTGCGTCAACGGTTCCCCGTCGTGCCGTACGTGGTCGTCGTCTACGGCGTCTGTACGGTGGTGCTGCTCGGCGCCGCCGTCGCCCGCGGCCACCCCCTGCTGGGGTACGCCCGTCGGGAGTGGCTGTTGTTCGTCGGGATGGCCGTCGGGCCGGGGCTCGTCGGCCACACGGTGGTCAACTGGGCGCTGGCACACGTCGAGTCGAGCGTGGTGTCCGTCTCGTTGGTCGGCGAACCGGTCGGCAGCACGGTGTTGGCGGCGTTGTTGCTGGCGGAGGTGCCGACCCCGGTGACGGCCGTCGGCGGCGTGATCGTGCTCGCCGGGATCGCCGTCACTGCCCGGGAACGCGCCGCTGCGGACGACCCCGACTGA
- a CDS encoding FAD-dependent oxidoreductase, producing the protein MTHVAVVGGGPAGLSAALFTAKNGLATTVFDTDGTWLHSAHLFNYLGVNSVDGESFLSVARDQVDDVGAERREAEVTDVTETDGAFEVTTDEETHVADYVILATGADRDLATALGCETDDDGVVTVDVTMETSVSGAYATGAMVRAEEWQAVISAGDGAAAALNVLTREKGEHFHDFDTPADAEAAMAAVVDEAETDDAD; encoded by the coding sequence ATGACACACGTCGCGGTTGTCGGCGGCGGACCGGCCGGACTGTCGGCGGCGTTGTTCACGGCCAAGAACGGCCTGGCGACCACCGTCTTCGACACGGACGGCACCTGGCTGCACAGCGCACACCTGTTCAACTACCTCGGGGTGAACTCCGTCGACGGTGAGAGCTTCCTGTCGGTCGCCCGCGACCAAGTGGACGACGTCGGGGCCGAGCGCCGCGAGGCCGAGGTGACGGACGTGACGGAGACGGACGGCGCGTTCGAGGTAACGACCGACGAGGAGACACACGTCGCGGACTACGTGATCCTGGCGACCGGTGCCGACCGCGACCTGGCGACGGCGTTGGGGTGTGAGACGGACGACGACGGGGTCGTGACGGTGGACGTGACGATGGAGACCTCCGTCTCGGGGGCGTACGCCACCGGGGCGATGGTGCGGGCCGAGGAGTGGCAGGCGGTGATCTCCGCCGGCGACGGCGCCGCGGCCGCGCTGAACGTGCTCACCCGGGAGAAGGGGGAGCACTTCCACGACTTCGACACGCCGGCGGACGCCGAGGCGGCGATGGCGGCCGTCGTCGACGAGGCGGAGACGGACGACGCCGACTGA
- a CDS encoding EamA family transporter, which produces MNYLPYAVVALLAYSFVPPLMRQGTAGAGAVPSNVAVLVSNGILIVVALGLMAVQGESVGPHLRKPEMRYVLAGGAFLAVGILAYYRALSLGPVSVVTPVFGTFLVLSSVVGITILQESFTPRKALGIALAAVAVVLVAGE; this is translated from the coding sequence GTGAACTACCTTCCGTACGCCGTGGTCGCGCTGTTGGCGTACTCGTTCGTGCCCCCGTTGATGCGGCAGGGCACCGCCGGGGCGGGCGCGGTGCCGAGCAACGTCGCAGTCTTGGTGTCGAACGGGATCTTGATCGTCGTCGCGCTCGGGCTGATGGCCGTCCAGGGTGAGTCCGTGGGGCCACACCTCCGGAAGCCGGAGATGCGGTACGTCCTCGCGGGCGGCGCGTTCCTGGCGGTCGGGATCCTCGCGTACTACCGGGCGCTGTCGCTCGGCCCCGTCTCCGTCGTCACCCCGGTGTTCGGGACGTTCCTCGTCCTGTCGTCCGTCGTCGGGATCACCATCCTCCAGGAGTCGTTCACGCCGCGGAAGGCGCTGGGAATCGCGCTCGCGGCGGTCGCGGTCGTGCTCGTCGCCGGCGAGTGA
- a CDS encoding AAA family ATPase, with protein MSAETIEMTVRDAEKRDASRGIARVPPATMSRLGVLSGETAIIEGDRETVVKVWPGGTGVDDGEIRIDGDTRTNAGVRIGERVTVRPQSVSDAEAVALEAPATLANVDIDEETLRRAAKRDLEGRPVTAGEQIRLQHLGGNVFVVEDTVPEGAVRVTESTEVRIHRSDGEETATAADTESGDRRPEPTTQTGREAADHRRTVTYEDIGGLDEELDLVRETIELPLAEPEVFARLGIEPPKGVLLFGPPGTGKTLIAEAVANEVDAEFISVSGPEITSKYKGESEERLRELFREADENAPSIVFFDEIDSIAGQRDDGGDMENRMVGQLLSLMDGLDASEDVIVIGATNRADALDPALRRGGRFDREIEIGVPGETGRREIFEVHTRRMPVADDVDLDRLAARTHGFVGADVDSLTTEAALTALRRARRDDSDVDLGDVTVTRADFESAMAEVEPSAMREYVAEQPTTTFDDVGGLADAKQALERAVTWPLEYGPLFETAGADPPTGVLLHGPPGTGKTMLARAIAGESEVNFIQVAGPELLDRYVGESEKAVREVFERARQAAPSIVFFDEIDGIAGDRELGGGSGVGERVVSQLLTELDRAGDDPNLAVLAATNRKESLDDALLRPGRLERHVEVPRPDEAAREAILRVHTADTPIADDVDVAEIAAATDGYSGADLTAVAREATMRAVERVAGAYAADANDHADEISVTREDFETALDVVSPS; from the coding sequence ATGAGTGCCGAGACGATCGAGATGACCGTCCGCGACGCGGAAAAGCGGGACGCGAGCCGAGGAATCGCCCGCGTCCCGCCGGCGACGATGTCACGGTTGGGCGTGCTCTCCGGTGAGACGGCGATCATCGAGGGGGACCGCGAGACGGTCGTGAAAGTGTGGCCGGGTGGCACCGGCGTCGACGACGGAGAGATCAGGATCGACGGCGACACCCGGACGAACGCGGGCGTCCGGATCGGGGAACGGGTCACCGTCAGGCCACAGTCCGTCAGCGACGCCGAGGCGGTGGCCCTGGAGGCGCCGGCCACGCTCGCGAACGTCGACATCGACGAGGAGACGCTCCGGCGGGCCGCCAAACGCGACCTGGAGGGCAGGCCCGTCACTGCGGGCGAGCAGATCCGACTCCAACACCTCGGCGGCAACGTGTTCGTCGTGGAGGACACGGTGCCGGAGGGTGCCGTCCGGGTGACGGAGTCGACGGAAGTCCGTATCCACCGCTCCGACGGCGAGGAGACGGCGACGGCCGCCGACACGGAGTCGGGCGACCGGCGTCCGGAGCCGACGACCCAGACCGGCAGGGAGGCGGCCGACCACCGCCGGACGGTCACCTACGAGGACATCGGTGGGTTAGACGAGGAACTGGATCTCGTCCGAGAGACGATCGAACTGCCGTTGGCGGAGCCGGAGGTGTTCGCCCGGCTCGGGATCGAGCCGCCGAAGGGGGTACTCCTCTTCGGCCCGCCCGGCACCGGGAAGACGCTGATCGCCGAGGCGGTCGCCAACGAGGTGGACGCGGAGTTCATCTCCGTCTCCGGGCCGGAGATCACCTCGAAGTACAAAGGCGAGAGCGAGGAACGCCTCCGGGAGCTGTTCCGGGAGGCCGACGAGAACGCCCCGAGTATCGTCTTCTTCGACGAGATCGACTCCATCGCCGGCCAACGCGACGACGGCGGCGACATGGAGAATCGGATGGTCGGCCAGCTGCTGTCGCTGATGGACGGGTTGGACGCCAGCGAGGACGTGATCGTCATCGGGGCGACGAACCGCGCGGACGCGCTAGATCCTGCACTGCGGCGTGGCGGCCGGTTCGACCGCGAGATCGAGATCGGTGTCCCGGGCGAGACGGGCCGTCGAGAGATCTTCGAGGTCCACACCCGCCGGATGCCGGTCGCGGACGACGTGGACCTAGACCGGCTGGCGGCCCGGACACACGGGTTCGTCGGCGCGGACGTGGACTCGCTGACGACGGAGGCGGCGCTGACGGCGCTGCGGCGCGCCCGCCGCGACGACAGCGACGTGGACCTGGGTGACGTGACAGTCACCCGGGCGGACTTCGAGTCGGCGATGGCGGAGGTGGAGCCGTCGGCGATGCGGGAGTACGTCGCCGAGCAGCCGACGACCACCTTCGACGACGTGGGCGGGCTGGCGGACGCGAAGCAGGCGTTAGAGCGGGCGGTCACCTGGCCGTTGGAGTACGGTCCGTTGTTCGAGACGGCCGGCGCCGACCCGCCGACCGGGGTGCTGCTCCACGGCCCGCCCGGCACCGGGAAGACGATGTTGGCTCGCGCCATCGCCGGCGAGTCAGAGGTGAACTTCATCCAGGTCGCGGGGCCGGAGCTGTTGGACCGCTACGTCGGCGAGTCGGAGAAGGCCGTCCGAGAGGTGTTCGAGCGCGCCCGCCAGGCCGCCCCGAGTATCGTCTTCTTCGACGAGATCGACGGGATCGCGGGCGACCGAGAGCTCGGCGGCGGCTCCGGCGTCGGCGAACGGGTGGTCTCACAGCTGTTGACCGAGCTGGACCGCGCCGGCGACGACCCCAACCTGGCCGTGCTCGCGGCCACCAACCGGAAGGAGTCGTTGGACGACGCACTCCTCCGGCCCGGGCGGCTGGAGCGACACGTCGAGGTGCCACGCCCGGACGAGGCCGCCCGCGAGGCGATCCTCCGGGTCCACACCGCCGACACGCCGATCGCCGACGACGTGGACGTGGCCGAGATCGCGGCCGCGACGGACGGCTACTCCGGCGCGGACCTCACGGCCGTCGCCCGCGAGGCGACGATGCGAGCGGTCGAACGGGTCGCCGGCGCCTACGCCGCCGACGCCAACGACCACGCCGACGAGATCTCCGTCACCCGCGAGGACTTCGAGACCGCCTTGGACGTGGTCTCCCCGTCCTGA
- a CDS encoding cupin domain-containing protein, whose translation MDTMSETTAVASTVVGDDGHDGVARERLHAADGVELFAVGLTGDRGWRPTREAPAYGYVLRGPVALRWESASRTVAGDEFFQVPAGAPPVVTAPTDQPATLLVAFDRTETDGAPPDRPRRAARSDVVASAGGQTVSARTAVPGHEPSAPAAGDSRARADAVCVAGRDSFASAGELSNVRRHTPFPDQPVRMVRGHSEGEIVSEWHHHADNHVFGFVLAGDGYVEWGRGEGERLFVEAGECFHVPAGFVHRDRSDSPDSQEFVLWLTGSDPRTVTDGVDCRD comes from the coding sequence ATGGACACGATGTCGGAGACGACGGCAGTCGCGTCGACGGTCGTCGGCGACGACGGTCACGACGGTGTCGCGCGCGAACGACTCCACGCGGCAGACGGGGTCGAGCTGTTCGCGGTCGGGCTGACGGGCGACCGAGGGTGGCGGCCGACCCGCGAGGCGCCGGCGTACGGCTACGTGCTGCGGGGGCCGGTGGCGCTCCGCTGGGAGTCGGCCTCGCGGACCGTCGCCGGCGACGAGTTCTTCCAGGTGCCGGCGGGGGCGCCGCCGGTCGTCACCGCGCCGACCGACCAGCCGGCGACGCTGCTCGTCGCCTTCGACCGGACGGAGACGGACGGGGCCCCGCCCGACCGGCCGCGACGGGCCGCTCGGAGCGACGTGGTCGCGTCGGCGGGCGGGCAGACGGTGTCGGCGAGGACTGCCGTCCCCGGCCACGAGCCGTCGGCACCGGCGGCCGGCGACTCACGAGCGCGGGCGGACGCCGTGTGTGTCGCCGGTCGGGACTCGTTCGCCTCCGCGGGCGAACTGTCGAACGTCCGCCGACACACGCCGTTCCCGGACCAGCCCGTGCGGATGGTGCGTGGCCACTCGGAGGGGGAGATCGTCTCCGAGTGGCACCACCACGCGGACAACCACGTGTTCGGGTTCGTCCTCGCGGGCGACGGCTACGTGGAGTGGGGTCGCGGCGAGGGTGAACGACTGTTCGTCGAGGCCGGCGAGTGTTTCCACGTCCCCGCCGGCTTCGTCCACCGCGACCGCAGCGACAGCCCCGACTCACAGGAGTTCGTGCTCTGGCTCACCGGCTCCGACCCCCGGACCGTCACCGACGGCGTCGACTGTCGAGACTGA
- a CDS encoding HEWD family protein, protein MSPSVRHPDERHCERCGRRERWDEAATSWRVADESGVAYCIHEWDINGSFLPFGDVDAEA, encoded by the coding sequence ATGTCACCGAGCGTCAGACACCCGGACGAGCGACACTGTGAACGGTGCGGTCGACGAGAGCGGTGGGACGAGGCGGCGACCTCCTGGCGGGTCGCAGACGAGTCCGGCGTGGCGTACTGTATTCACGAGTGGGACATCAACGGCAGCTTCCTCCCCTTCGGCGACGTAGACGCAGAGGCGTAA